The Coffea arabica cultivar ET-39 chromosome 1e, Coffea Arabica ET-39 HiFi, whole genome shotgun sequence genome has a window encoding:
- the LOC140009997 gene encoding uncharacterized protein isoform X4, which translates to MRLLPFISVTMRDGSAAAILDVKHPNSDLDPDPDLTEAASGEQNYFTEGVPDRDVWRNGCGQKLCNDFKTAEEIMKRRQWKLWLHLFHWSLKDLL; encoded by the exons ATGAGGCTGCTACCTTTTATATCCGTGACAATGC GTGATGGCTCTGCAGCAGCAATTTTGGACGTTAAACATCCAAATTCTGATCTAGATCCAGATCCAGATTTGACTGAGGCTGCTTCAGGAGAGCAAAATTATTTTACTGAAGGTGTGCCTGATCGGGATGTTTGGCGTAACGGTTGTGGACAGAAGCTTTGCAATGACTTCAAGACAGCCgaagaaataatgaaaaggAG ACAATGGAAACTTTGGTTGCATCTGTTTCACTGGAGTCTAAAAGACTTGCTTTAG
- the LOC113694357 gene encoding mannosyl-oligosaccharide 1,2-alpha-mannosidase MNS2-like: MLDLISVQNPLCFNFKKENEVGSVKQVKTFEPLAVVGGLLSAYDLSGDKVFLEKAQDIADRLLPTYDTPSGIPYNVISLAHENLHNPGWTGVDSILTDSGTEQLEFIVLSQRTGNPKNRQKVENVILFLSRTFPTDGLLPIYVNPQRGTTSYSTITSGAMGDRYNLFNMFTFLSSACFVIIS, from the exons ATGCTGGATTTGATTTCTGTCCAAAACCCTTTATGCTTTAAtttcaagaaagaaaatgaagttgGCAGTGTAAAACAAGTTAAGACATTTGAGCCACTTGC AGTGGTAGGAGGACTTCTCAGTGCATATGATCTGTCTGGGGATAAGGTTTTCCTTGAAAAGGCTCAGGATATTGCGGATAGGCTACTGCCTACATATGACACACCTTCTGGCATTCCTTATAACGTTATTAGCTTGGCTCACGAGAATCTGCATAATCCCGGATGGACTGGT GTTGATAGTATTTTAACTGATTCTGGTACAGAGCAACTGGAGTTTATTGTTCTTTCTCAAAGGACTGGAAACCCAAAGAATCGGCAGAAG GTGGAGAatgttattttatttcttaGCAGGACCTTTCCTACTGATGGTTTGCTTCCCATCTATGTTAATCCCCAGAGGGGCACAACATCCTATTCTACCATCACTTCTGGGGCTATGGGGGACAGATACAATCTATTCAATATGTTTACATTCCTTAGCAGTGCTTGCTTTGTAATTATCTCATAA
- the LOC113704211 gene encoding hydroxycinnamoyl-CoA:piscidic acid hydroxycinnamoyltransferase-like, translating into MVNLIASHIVKPAKPIPTKVMFLSECDQRVPVTHVTIVHFYKPEGPELLKDATGVLKESLSEALVAFHPLAGRLYQKDGGRVELQCNSMGALLVEAQSELKIQDFGDFCPTPQIRALIPPIDNNNTPLHEIPLLLAQITKFACGGVSIGLAVSHVIADGHSGCHFVSEWAKIARGEKSDDQPFLDRTIFQKYEDDHPSSTAPKLQYSDFFPLPVLIGQSSSLEERKKTTICAMLKLSKDQIEQIRNKANYQDLMIHKTSNQSPFSRFVAVSAHIWKCLSKARMHNPAQETVLYVNMDFRNRLKLPLPGRYFGNAVLPVPTRAIVGDLQSRPLSYASSKIKEAIENVKDEYVRSYLVCMKNIPEVSSSRHFQAVGCPQGLFLGNPNLIFTTWVGLGLYKADFGWGNQIFLTPGSVAYDGKLFIIPSPNGDGSLFIPLCLQAEHINAFKKHFYDDI; encoded by the coding sequence ATGGTTAACTTGATTGCCTCTCACATCGTCAAACCAGCAAAACCAATCCCCACAAAAGTAATGTTTTTATCTGAGTGTGATCAACGTGTGCCCGTGACTCATGTAACTATCGTCCATTTTTACAAGCCAGAAGGTCCAGAATTGCTAAAAGATGCCACTGGGGTTTTGAAAGAATCACTAAGCGAAGCCTTGGTGGCGTTTCATCCGCTTGCTGGACGTTTATACCAGAAAGATGGGGGCCGAGTTGAGCTGCAGTGCAATTCCATGGGAGCTTTACTTGTTGAAGCACAATCTGAGCTCAAAATACAGGATTTCGGAGACTTCTGTCCAACCCCACAAATCCGTGCCCTGATCCCACCTATAGATAACAATAATACTCCCCTTCATGAGATACCGCTCCTTCTAGCGCAAATTACAAAGTTTGCCTGTGGTGGTGTTTCTATAGGCTTGGCCGTGTCACATGTCATTGCGGACGGCCACAGCGGGTGTCATTTTGTTTCCGAATGGGCAAAGATTGCACGTGGTGAAAAATCTGATGATCAACCATTTCTAGATCGAACAATTTTTCAGAAATATGAAGACGATCACCCATCATCAACAGCCCCAAAATTACAATACTCGGACTTTTTCCCACTACCCGTCCTGATAGGCCAGTCTAGCAGCTTGGAAGAGCGTAAAAAGACTACCATCTGCGCCATGCTTAAGTTAAGTAAAGACCAAATTGAGCAGATCAGGAACAAGGCCAACTACCAAGATTTGATGATTCACAAAACTAGCAATCAAAGCCCCTTTAGCCGGTTTGTAGCAGTATCTGCACATATATGGAAGTGCTTATCCAAGGCCCGTATGCACAACCCCGCCCAAGAAACGGTTCTATATGTGAATATGGATTTTCGCAATCGGCTTAAACTACCCTTGCCCGGAAGGTACTTTGGAAATGCTGTCTTACCTGTACCAACAAGAGCCATTGTAGGTGACCTCCAATCGAGGCCACTAAGCTATGCTTCAAGCAAAATTAAGGAAGCAATAGAGAATGTTAAAGATGAGTATGTAAGGTCATATCTTGTTTGTATGAAGAACATTCCGGAGGTATCTAGCAGTCGACATTTTCAAGCCGTTGGTTGTCCACAGGGGTTGTTCTTAGGAAATCCCAATTTGATCTTTACAACTTGGGTTGGTCTGGGCTTGTACAAAGCCGATTTTGGGTGGGGAAATCAAATTTTCTTGACCCCTGGGTCAGTTGCTTATGATGGAAAACTCTTCATTATTCCTAGTCCTAATGGAGATGGGTCGTTATTTATACCATTGTGCCTACAAGCAGAACACATTAATGCTTTTAAGAAGCATTTCTATGATGATATATGA
- the LOC140009997 gene encoding uncharacterized protein isoform X1, whose translation MRLLPFISVTMRDGSAAAILDVKHPNSDLDPDPDLTEAASGEQNYFTEGVPDRDVWRNGCGQKLCNDFKTAEEIMKRRFGGKGPRHKVDYAQYLLGCYNGNFGCICFTGV comes from the exons ATGAGGCTGCTACCTTTTATATCCGTGACAATGC GTGATGGCTCTGCAGCAGCAATTTTGGACGTTAAACATCCAAATTCTGATCTAGATCCAGATCCAGATTTGACTGAGGCTGCTTCAGGAGAGCAAAATTATTTTACTGAAGGTGTGCCTGATCGGGATGTTTGGCGTAACGGTTGTGGACAGAAGCTTTGCAATGACTTCAAGACAGCCgaagaaataatgaaaaggAG GTTCGGTGGAAAGGGTCCTAGACATAAAGTGGACTATGCGCAATATCTGCTAGGCTGCT ACAATGGAAACTTTGGTTGCATCTGTTTCACTGGAGTCTAA
- the LOC140009997 gene encoding uncharacterized protein isoform X3: MRLLPFISVTMRDGSAAAILDVKHPNSDLDPDPDLTEAASGEQNYFTEGVPDRDVWRNGCGQKLCNDFKTAEEIMKRRDEHGHHEYESYFGDQNTESLV, encoded by the exons ATGAGGCTGCTACCTTTTATATCCGTGACAATGC GTGATGGCTCTGCAGCAGCAATTTTGGACGTTAAACATCCAAATTCTGATCTAGATCCAGATCCAGATTTGACTGAGGCTGCTTCAGGAGAGCAAAATTATTTTACTGAAGGTGTGCCTGATCGGGATGTTTGGCGTAACGGTTGTGGACAGAAGCTTTGCAATGACTTCAAGACAGCCgaagaaataatgaaaaggAG GGATGAACATGGACATCATGAGTATGAATCATATTTTGGCGATCAAAACACTGAAAGTCTGGTCTAG
- the LOC140009997 gene encoding uncharacterized protein isoform X2, which translates to MRLLPFISVTMRDGSAAAILDVKHPNSDLDPDPDLTEAASGEQNYFTEGVPDRDVWRNGCGQKLCNDFKTAEEIMKRRFGGKGPRHKVDYAQYLLGCCMALI; encoded by the exons ATGAGGCTGCTACCTTTTATATCCGTGACAATGC GTGATGGCTCTGCAGCAGCAATTTTGGACGTTAAACATCCAAATTCTGATCTAGATCCAGATCCAGATTTGACTGAGGCTGCTTCAGGAGAGCAAAATTATTTTACTGAAGGTGTGCCTGATCGGGATGTTTGGCGTAACGGTTGTGGACAGAAGCTTTGCAATGACTTCAAGACAGCCgaagaaataatgaaaaggAG GTTCGGTGGAAAGGGTCCTAGACATAAAGTGGACTATGCGCAATATCTGCTAGGCTGCTGTATGGCACTAATATGA